GTCTCGTAGTCGGCGTCGCGGAGGTCGTCCTTGAGGTGCGAGACGGTGCCGATCGGCGACAGCTCCGTCATGCCCCACGCGTGGAGCACCTCGACGTCGCGCTCGTCGTACCACTCGACCAGCGCCTTCGGCGCGGCCGCGCCGCCGATGATCACGGTGTCGAGCGTCGAGAGGTCCACCTCGTTACCCTCCTCGATGTACTCGCGGAGCCCGAGCCACACCGTCGGGACGCCCGCGGAGACGGTGACGCCCTCCTCCTCGATCAGCGCCGCGAGGTCGGCCGGATCCGGCGAGGGACCGGGATAGACGTGCTTCGCGCCCGCGGCGGTCGCCGTGAACGGCATCCCCCACGCGTTGACGTGGAACATGGGGACGACGGGCATGACCACGTCGGAGTCCTCCATCGGGATCCCCTGCGGCGTCTGGGAGGCCATCGTGTGGCTCCACAGCATCGACTGGGTGTACTCGACCCCCTTCGGCTTCCCCGTCGTGCCGGAGGTGTAACAGAGGCCGGCGGGCTGGTCGCCGTCGAGGTCGGGCCAGTCGTACTCGGTCGAGTGGTCCGCGATGAACTCCTCGTAGGCGGGCGCGTCGAGCGCGTCGATCCCCTCCGATCCCATCGCGACGAAGTCGACCCCCTCGAACTCCTCCGCGCCCTCCGCCGCGCCCGCGATCTTCTCCGCCAGCGACGGGTCGACGAAGATGATCTCGTCGTCCGCGTCGTCGACGATGTACTGGATGTGTTCGTCGGGCAGCAGCGGGTTGATCGTGTGGAGCTGCGCGCCGGTGTTCGGGACGCCGAAGTACGTCTCGAAGTGCCGCGTGTTGTTCCAGCAGAACGTCGCTACCCGGTCGCCGCGCTCGATCCCGTGAGCGTCCAAGGCGTTCGCGAGCCGCGCGGTTCGGTCGGCGTACTCGGCGTACGTGTGCCGCGTGCGCCCCTCGTGGGTGCGCGAGACGATCTCGGTGTCCGGGTACAGTCGTTCTGCGCGCCACATGAACGGTCGCAGGGTCTGAGCGTGTCCGCCTGGCATACCTCTCACACCACGTGGTCGGGAACTATGAACGTTGTCATGATTGATCGGGATGGTCCTTCGGGGCCGCGGCTTCCAGCGATTCACTCGGAATATTCGGTTCCTGCGGCCTGAGCGATGTTAATCGACACTCGCCGCCGAAGATCCAATCGCCCGGCTATCCGCGACTGGCCTCGTTGAGGTCGACTCGTGAGCGAACCCGTCGAAGCCCCGCACAGCCTCACGCCTCCCCAGCCTCGTCGGCGGTCCTCCGCTTCGCTTCGGACCGCCGACTCCAGCGAGAATCGGAGATTCTCTGGCAGCGAGGGAC
This genomic stretch from Halorubrum hochsteinianum harbors:
- a CDS encoding long-chain fatty acid--CoA ligase, whose amino-acid sequence is MPGGHAQTLRPFMWRAERLYPDTEIVSRTHEGRTRHTYAEYADRTARLANALDAHGIERGDRVATFCWNNTRHFETYFGVPNTGAQLHTINPLLPDEHIQYIVDDADDEIIFVDPSLAEKIAGAAEGAEEFEGVDFVAMGSEGIDALDAPAYEEFIADHSTEYDWPDLDGDQPAGLCYTSGTTGKPKGVEYTQSMLWSHTMASQTPQGIPMEDSDVVMPVVPMFHVNAWGMPFTATAAGAKHVYPGPSPDPADLAALIEEEGVTVSAGVPTVWLGLREYIEEGNEVDLSTLDTVIIGGAAAPKALVEWYDERDVEVLHAWGMTELSPIGTVSHLKDDLRDADYETQVNKRSKQGLVAPGLEFEVIDEDGEEIPWDGEAFGELRIRGPWVTKEYFKRPEANEEEFVDGWLKTGDVVTVDEDGYMQLVDRTKDVIKSGGEWISSVELENAIMAYDGVSEAAVVGVPHERWQERPVAFVVVAEGVDREELVDRIESGLREEYPKWWLPDAVEFIDEVPKTATGKFSKKDLREQYGDQSLVEGAVPEDDAPDAE